In a single window of the Delftia tsuruhatensis genome:
- a CDS encoding SDR family oxidoreductase encodes MADHSIRGKVALIAGGAKNLGGLIARDLAGHGARAVAVHYNSEASRADADATVAAVRALGAEAVALQGDLTRAGAVEQLFADAVAAVGRPDIAINTVGKVLKKPLMEITEAEYDEMAAVNGKSAFFFLKEAGRHVNDHGKVVTLVTSLLGAFTPFYSSYAGTKAPVEHFTRAAAKEFGARGISVTAVGPGPMDTPFFYGQEGADAVAYHKSAAALSPFSPSGLTHIEDVVPFIRHLVSDGWWITGQTILINGGYTTK; translated from the coding sequence ATGGCAGACCATTCCATTCGCGGCAAGGTGGCGTTGATTGCAGGCGGCGCCAAGAATCTGGGCGGGCTGATTGCGCGCGATCTGGCGGGGCACGGGGCCAGGGCCGTGGCCGTGCACTACAACAGCGAGGCCTCCCGGGCGGACGCGGATGCCACGGTGGCGGCGGTGCGTGCGCTCGGGGCCGAGGCCGTGGCGCTGCAGGGCGACCTGACGCGTGCCGGGGCGGTGGAGCAGCTGTTCGCCGATGCCGTGGCCGCCGTGGGCCGGCCGGACATTGCCATCAACACCGTGGGCAAGGTGCTCAAGAAGCCGCTGATGGAGATCACCGAGGCGGAGTACGACGAGATGGCGGCCGTCAACGGCAAGTCGGCGTTTTTCTTCCTCAAGGAGGCGGGGCGCCATGTCAACGACCACGGCAAGGTCGTGACCCTGGTGACCTCGCTGCTGGGCGCGTTCACGCCGTTCTATTCCTCCTACGCGGGCACCAAGGCGCCGGTGGAGCATTTCACGCGGGCGGCGGCCAAGGAGTTCGGGGCGCGGGGCATTTCGGTCACGGCCGTGGGGCCGGGGCCTATGGACACGCCGTTCTTCTACGGCCAGGAAGGCGCGGACGCCGTGGCCTATCACAAGAGCGCGGCGGCGCTGTCGCCGTTCTCGCCCTCGGGGCTGACGCATATCGAAGACGTAGTGCCCTTCATCCGCCACCTGGTCAGCGACGGCTGGTGGATCACCGGGCAGACCATCCTGATCAACGGCGGCTACACCACCAAGTAG
- a CDS encoding restriction endonuclease subunit S, producing the protein MNRYKAYPEYKDSGLQWLGHIPTHWDLVQSRRLFAQRKERARQGDEQLTASQKYGVIYQKLFMELEGQSVVQVFTGTDILKHVEKNDFVISMRSFQGGLELCSYPGCVSSAYVGLIPIKHVRPEFFKYLFKCSPYIQALQSTSNLVRDGQALRFENFSQVHLPCVPDDDQKKIAAFLDHETAKIDALIERQQRLVELLKEKRQAVISHAVTKGLNPNAPMKDSGVEWLGEVPAHWVVKKFSHCTIVKSGQVDPTRLPYSGFTLIAPNHIESGTGKIIGLEIAEDQGADSGKYLCSEGEVIYSKIRPNLAKVCLSPSNETICSADMYPISGINGLSNKFLYWSLLSNWFTSFVTLESDRVAMPKINREKLAEILLPIPPENEQAEIAVWLINKTDIVDSLLEKARNGIELLQERRTALISAAVTGKIDVRDWQAAA; encoded by the coding sequence GTGAATCGGTACAAGGCTTATCCGGAGTACAAGGATTCCGGGCTTCAATGGTTAGGTCATATTCCTACACATTGGGATCTTGTACAGAGCCGTCGCCTTTTTGCTCAGCGCAAAGAAAGAGCGCGACAAGGCGATGAACAACTAACTGCATCTCAGAAATACGGCGTTATCTACCAAAAGCTTTTTATGGAGCTTGAAGGACAAAGCGTTGTTCAAGTTTTTACTGGTACTGACATCCTCAAGCATGTTGAGAAAAACGATTTTGTAATAAGTATGCGTAGCTTTCAGGGTGGGCTAGAGCTGTGCAGCTATCCAGGCTGTGTCAGTTCCGCTTACGTTGGATTAATTCCAATCAAGCACGTACGCCCTGAGTTTTTTAAGTACCTATTTAAATGTTCCCCATACATCCAGGCTTTACAAAGTACATCAAACTTAGTTCGTGACGGCCAGGCACTTAGATTCGAGAATTTTTCACAAGTGCATTTGCCTTGCGTTCCAGATGACGACCAAAAGAAAATCGCCGCTTTCCTCGACCACGAAACGGCGAAGATTGATGCCTTGATCGAGAGGCAGCAGCGGCTGGTTGAGTTGCTTAAGGAAAAGCGCCAAGCCGTTATCAGCCACGCCGTCACCAAAGGTCTCAACCCCAATGCCCCGATGAAAGATTCTGGCGTGGAGTGGCTAGGCGAAGTACCCGCGCATTGGGTTGTTAAAAAATTCAGTCATTGCACTATTGTCAAAAGTGGTCAAGTCGATCCGACCAGGCTTCCATACAGCGGGTTCACATTAATCGCGCCAAATCACATCGAAAGTGGAACGGGGAAAATTATTGGCCTCGAAATTGCAGAAGATCAAGGTGCTGATAGTGGAAAGTATTTGTGTAGCGAGGGAGAGGTTATTTATTCAAAGATTCGCCCAAATTTGGCAAAAGTGTGTCTATCGCCAAGCAATGAAACTATTTGCAGCGCTGATATGTATCCGATCAGTGGAATAAATGGGCTTTCTAATAAATTTCTATATTGGAGCTTGCTCTCAAACTGGTTTACAAGCTTTGTCACACTCGAATCTGATCGTGTCGCAATGCCAAAAATCAACAGGGAAAAATTGGCAGAAATTTTGCTGCCTATCCCTCCAGAGAATGAGCAAGCGGAAATTGCCGTTTGGCTCATAAATAAGACTGATATTGTTGATTCCTTGCTGGAAAAAGCAAGAAATGGCATTGAATTGCTTCAAGAGCGCCGCACTGCCCTCATTTCCGCCGCCGTTACCGGCAAGATCGACGTGCGCGACTGGCAAGCCGCTGCCTGA
- a CDS encoding type I restriction-modification system subunit M, whose amino-acid sequence MTQETNNLAADLWALADLLRGDFKQSQYGRVILPFALLRRLECVLEGSKPAVLAEAAKVEKMAIAEEAREKLLRRATGGLSFFNTSPMDLSTLGESGIKANLERYIQCFSKDAREIFDHFKFAEFIGLLNDANLLYKVVQKVRTMDLHPKVVSNHDMGLVFEELIRKFAESSNETAGEHFTPRDIVRLTTSLVFMEDDEALTKPGIIRTIYDPTAGTGGFLSAGMEYVHELNPQAVMRAFGQELNPESYAICKADMLIKGQEVDNIKLGNTLSNDHLYASKFDYMLSNPPFGVDWKKIEGDITDEHTLKGFDGRFGPGLPRVSDGSLLFLLHLISKLRDVKDGGSRIGIILNGSPLFTGGAGSGESEIRRHILESDLLEAIVALPTDMFYNTGIATYVWVLSNKKRAERKGKVQLINGTNLCGKMRKSLGSKRNVMDEADIATITRCFGQFEVVKAQALNKPAEAKSNRGRQAANPKPEGVKTFASKIFSTHEFGYRRITIERPLRLSWQFSDERIASLRFESGALNAAMQWVYAEYGQLYWQDAVDCDLYGQLDDYTEEIRAHLKRHFADLKEKQIKDLLDTKTWLAQKAVLLKARALQSEIGSAQHDDFNAYDEAIKAASKRAGITLDAKEKKQIADAVSWKNPAAEKVVKKVHKGKANPLYGLFAVNQEVIEYQADGELRDFENVALDPSRTVSASVEAYFIAEVQPHVPDAWMDASKRDAKDGEIGIVGYEIPFNRHFYQYQPPRPLEAIDADLDAVSAEIMALLHEVHS is encoded by the coding sequence ATGACCCAAGAAACCAACAACCTCGCCGCCGACCTGTGGGCGCTGGCCGACCTGCTGCGCGGCGATTTCAAGCAGAGCCAATATGGCCGCGTCATCCTGCCCTTTGCGCTGCTGCGCCGCCTGGAGTGTGTGCTGGAGGGCAGCAAGCCAGCTGTGCTGGCCGAAGCCGCCAAGGTCGAGAAAATGGCCATTGCCGAAGAGGCCAGAGAAAAGCTGCTCCGGCGTGCCACCGGTGGCCTGTCTTTCTTCAATACCTCGCCCATGGACCTCAGCACCCTGGGCGAGTCGGGCATCAAAGCCAATCTGGAACGCTACATCCAGTGCTTCTCCAAAGACGCCCGCGAGATTTTTGACCACTTCAAGTTCGCTGAATTCATTGGTTTGCTCAACGATGCCAACCTGCTCTACAAGGTCGTGCAAAAAGTCCGCACCATGGACCTGCACCCCAAGGTCGTTTCCAACCACGACATGGGTCTGGTGTTTGAAGAGCTGATCCGCAAGTTTGCCGAAAGCTCCAACGAGACGGCAGGCGAGCACTTCACCCCGCGTGACATCGTGCGCCTCACCACCTCGCTGGTATTCATGGAAGACGATGAAGCCCTCACCAAGCCCGGCATCATCCGCACCATTTACGACCCCACAGCGGGCACGGGCGGCTTTCTCTCGGCAGGCATGGAATATGTGCACGAGCTGAACCCCCAGGCCGTGATGCGCGCCTTTGGCCAGGAGCTCAACCCAGAGAGCTATGCCATCTGCAAGGCCGACATGCTCATCAAGGGGCAAGAGGTCGACAACATCAAGCTCGGCAACACGCTGTCCAACGACCACCTCTACGCCAGCAAGTTTGACTACATGCTCTCCAACCCACCCTTTGGCGTGGACTGGAAAAAGATCGAAGGCGACATTACCGACGAACACACCCTCAAAGGCTTTGACGGCCGCTTTGGCCCCGGCCTGCCGCGTGTGTCGGATGGCTCGCTGCTGTTTTTGCTGCATCTCATCAGCAAGCTGCGCGATGTGAAGGACGGCGGCTCACGCATCGGCATCATCCTCAATGGCTCGCCGCTCTTCACTGGTGGCGCAGGCTCGGGCGAATCGGAAATCCGCCGCCATATTCTGGAAAGCGACCTGCTCGAAGCCATCGTCGCCCTGCCCACCGACATGTTCTACAACACCGGCATTGCCACCTATGTGTGGGTGCTGTCGAACAAAAAGCGTGCTGAGCGCAAAGGCAAGGTGCAGCTTATCAATGGCACCAACCTCTGCGGCAAGATGCGAAAATCGCTGGGTAGCAAGCGCAATGTGATGGATGAGGCCGACATTGCCACCATCACCCGTTGCTTTGGCCAATTTGAGGTGGTCAAAGCGCAGGCGCTCAACAAACCGGCGGAAGCCAAAAGCAACCGGGGCCGCCAAGCCGCCAACCCCAAGCCTGAAGGCGTCAAAACCTTTGCCAGCAAAATTTTTTCCACGCACGAGTTTGGCTACCGCCGCATCACCATCGAGCGGCCCCTGCGCCTGTCGTGGCAGTTCAGCGATGAACGCATTGCCAGCCTGCGCTTTGAGTCTGGCGCGCTGAATGCAGCCATGCAGTGGGTCTACGCCGAGTACGGCCAGCTCTACTGGCAAGACGCTGTCGATTGCGACCTCTACGGCCAGCTGGACGACTACACCGAAGAAATACGCGCCCACCTCAAGCGCCACTTTGCCGACCTCAAGGAAAAGCAGATCAAAGACCTGCTCGACACCAAAACCTGGCTGGCGCAAAAGGCCGTGCTGCTCAAAGCCCGCGCCCTGCAAAGTGAAATCGGCAGCGCCCAGCACGACGACTTCAATGCCTATGACGAAGCCATCAAGGCCGCGAGCAAGCGGGCCGGCATCACGCTCGACGCCAAAGAGAAAAAGCAAATCGCCGATGCCGTGAGCTGGAAGAACCCCGCCGCTGAAAAAGTGGTCAAGAAGGTGCACAAAGGTAAGGCCAACCCACTGTATGGCCTGTTTGCCGTGAACCAGGAAGTCATTGAATACCAGGCTGATGGAGAGCTGCGCGACTTTGAAAACGTGGCCCTGGACCCCAGCCGCACGGTGAGCGCCAGCGTGGAGGCCTACTTCATCGCCGAAGTGCAGCCCCATGTGCCCGATGCGTGGATGGACGCCAGCAAGCGCGACGCCAAGGATGGCGAGATTGGCATCGTCGGCTACGAAATTCCGTTCAACCGCCACTTCTACCAGTACCAGCCGCCACGCCCGCTGGAAGCCATTGATGCCGATCTGGATGCCGTGAGCGCCGAGATCATGGCCCTGCTGCACGAGGTGCATTCGTGA
- a CDS encoding DUF4349 domain-containing protein: MTHPRLSILSSRMAVPALLVLAATLALAGCNQRHDTASMEPASAPAPMASGASMKQGRAAVQAEIQVEAQDAAAAPPAKDEVAQRYLAVRQELNVEVPQARLADAWGQVRDQCATLRCELLSASLLRETPQQPGHAQLEMRVAPADVDRLLGTLAGVASIVSQNTLSEDKTAEVIDVEARIRNRTEFRDSLRLMLRDTTTKRTMSDLLEIQRTLSDTQAELDAMAAQRKVLEQQTSKQHIQIQFSPTRTLVQGGSSYSPIGRALREAGDVLAESVAALITFAAAVLPWLLLVVLPLGWITRVLWRRRRARKA, encoded by the coding sequence ATGACGCATCCAAGGCTTTCCATCCTGTCTTCCCGCATGGCCGTGCCGGCCCTGCTGGTACTGGCTGCCACGCTGGCCCTTGCGGGCTGCAACCAGCGCCACGATACGGCGTCCATGGAACCCGCATCCGCCCCGGCGCCCATGGCGTCCGGCGCGAGCATGAAGCAAGGCCGCGCCGCAGTACAGGCCGAGATACAGGTCGAGGCACAGGACGCGGCGGCGGCGCCCCCGGCGAAGGACGAAGTGGCGCAGCGCTACCTGGCCGTGCGCCAGGAGCTGAACGTGGAGGTGCCGCAGGCCCGGCTGGCCGATGCCTGGGGCCAGGTGCGCGACCAGTGCGCCACGCTGCGCTGCGAGTTGCTGTCGGCATCGCTGCTGCGCGAGACGCCCCAGCAGCCCGGCCACGCCCAGCTGGAGATGCGCGTGGCGCCGGCCGACGTGGACCGGCTGCTGGGCACGCTGGCCGGCGTGGCCAGCATCGTGTCGCAGAACACCTTGAGCGAGGACAAGACGGCCGAGGTGATCGACGTGGAGGCGCGCATCAGGAACCGCACCGAGTTCCGCGACAGCCTGCGCCTGATGCTGCGCGACACCACCACCAAGCGCACCATGTCCGACCTGCTGGAGATCCAGCGCACGCTGTCGGACACGCAGGCCGAGCTGGACGCCATGGCCGCCCAGCGCAAGGTGCTGGAGCAGCAGACCAGCAAGCAGCACATCCAGATCCAGTTCAGCCCCACGCGCACGCTGGTGCAGGGCGGCAGCAGCTACAGCCCCATCGGCCGTGCGCTGCGCGAGGCCGGCGATGTGCTGGCCGAGAGCGTGGCCGCCCTCATCACCTTCGCGGCGGCCGTGCTGCCCTGGCTGCTGCTGGTCGTGCTGCCGCTGGGCTGGATCACGCGCGTGCTGTGGCGGCGCCGGCGTGCGCGCAAGGCCTGA
- a CDS encoding LysR family transcriptional regulator, with translation MDRLDRYRIFMQVAEMGSFIKAAHALDLPRATVSAAVQQLEEQVGARLLHRTTRQVSLTADGAQLLERVRPLLSEAEDVEQMFQARTRQASGRLHVDVPSRIARRLLAPALPTLMRRHPGLQLVLGSSDRAIDLVQEGVDCAVRVGTLHDSSLVVRPLGCIALINCASPAYLREHGLPDQPQDLLHGHWSVGYASPRTGRELPWEWSGASNVGGVDGMDGPQTLAVPSRVVTNNAESYIACCRAGLGLIQIPRYDVQHLLDTGELVEVLPAHRAAPMPVALLYPHRRQRSRRLAVFIEWFEALMRPNLEP, from the coding sequence ATGGACCGACTCGACCGATACCGGATCTTCATGCAGGTGGCCGAGATGGGCAGCTTCATCAAGGCCGCCCATGCGCTGGACCTGCCCCGCGCCACGGTGTCTGCCGCCGTGCAGCAGCTGGAGGAGCAGGTGGGCGCAAGGCTGCTGCACCGCACCACGCGCCAGGTCAGCCTCACGGCCGATGGCGCCCAGTTGCTGGAGCGTGTGCGCCCGCTGCTGTCGGAGGCCGAGGACGTGGAGCAGATGTTCCAGGCCCGCACGCGCCAAGCTTCTGGCCGGCTGCATGTGGACGTGCCCAGCCGCATCGCGCGCCGCCTGCTGGCGCCCGCTCTGCCGACCCTGATGCGCCGCCACCCGGGGCTGCAACTGGTGCTGGGCTCGTCAGACCGCGCCATCGACCTGGTGCAGGAAGGCGTGGACTGCGCCGTGCGCGTGGGCACCTTGCATGACAGCAGCCTGGTCGTGCGCCCGCTGGGCTGCATTGCCCTCATCAACTGCGCCAGCCCCGCTTACCTGCGCGAGCATGGCCTGCCCGATCAACCGCAGGACCTGCTGCACGGCCACTGGAGCGTGGGCTATGCCTCGCCGCGCACGGGGCGGGAACTGCCGTGGGAATGGAGTGGGGCGAGCAATGTGGGTGGGGTGGATGGGATGGATGGGCCGCAGACCCTGGCCGTGCCCAGCCGCGTGGTCACCAACAATGCAGAAAGCTATATCGCCTGCTGCCGCGCAGGCCTGGGGCTGATCCAGATCCCGCGCTATGACGTGCAGCACCTGCTGGACACAGGCGAGCTGGTGGAAGTGCTGCCCGCCCACCGCGCAGCGCCCATGCCCGTGGCGCTGCTGTACCCGCACCGCCGCCAGCGCTCGCGCCGGCTGGCGGTTTTTATCGAGTGGTTCGAGGCGCTGATGCGGCCGAACCTGGAGCCGTAG
- a CDS encoding sterol desaturase family protein has translation MTPPTELWQAAITWLATHAVTPTVHWLDIAQAAGDPREIAEAVLIAALQLFLIAGVMRPLESLFPAERWSDRRLTTVDRNYTLLMLLGLFPLFSFLVLMPFASMLGGGPAAEEATGLKHWVPWFADHPVALFLVYYVVYDLVYYWMHRAQHVIPWWWAMHSMHHSQRQMSCWSNDRSHYLDGMLQSFILATVGLAMGVEPSEFALLGLLSELVQNFSHANVRLRLGWLGRVGERVLVGPLFHRHHHMLRDPERPTRHNCNFGQVLPWWDMLFGTALYTDEPVRPTGVSDPEVDADNERGLVAMQWHTLKRFWGAFRRREGWRLGDVSFGPGYRPIHDDDGAQPHPAAGAAAVTGAAGAAPTAPGSAASAPRTTR, from the coding sequence ATGACCCCACCCACCGAGCTGTGGCAGGCAGCCATCACCTGGCTCGCCACCCACGCCGTAACCCCCACCGTCCACTGGCTGGACATCGCCCAGGCGGCCGGCGATCCGCGCGAGATTGCCGAGGCGGTGCTGATTGCCGCGCTGCAGCTGTTCCTGATCGCGGGCGTGATGCGGCCGCTGGAGAGTCTGTTTCCGGCCGAGCGCTGGAGCGACCGGCGGCTGACCACGGTGGACCGCAACTACACGCTGCTGATGCTGCTGGGGCTGTTTCCGCTGTTCAGTTTTCTGGTGCTGATGCCGTTTGCCAGCATGCTGGGCGGCGGGCCGGCGGCCGAGGAGGCCACGGGGCTCAAGCATTGGGTGCCGTGGTTTGCGGACCATCCGGTGGCGCTGTTCCTGGTGTACTACGTGGTCTACGACCTGGTGTATTACTGGATGCACCGCGCCCAGCATGTGATTCCCTGGTGGTGGGCCATGCACAGCATGCACCACAGCCAGCGCCAGATGAGCTGCTGGAGCAATGACCGCAGCCATTACCTGGACGGCATGCTGCAGTCCTTCATCCTGGCCACGGTGGGGCTGGCGATGGGGGTGGAGCCTTCCGAATTTGCGCTGCTGGGGCTGCTGAGCGAGCTGGTGCAGAACTTCTCGCACGCCAATGTGCGGCTGCGCCTGGGCTGGCTGGGCCGCGTGGGTGAGCGCGTGCTGGTGGGCCCGCTGTTCCACCGCCACCACCACATGCTGCGCGACCCCGAGCGGCCCACGCGCCACAACTGCAATTTTGGGCAGGTGCTGCCCTGGTGGGACATGCTGTTTGGCACGGCGCTGTACACCGATGAGCCCGTGCGCCCCACGGGCGTGAGCGACCCCGAGGTGGATGCCGACAACGAGCGCGGGCTGGTGGCCATGCAGTGGCATACGCTCAAGCGGTTCTGGGGCGCCTTCCGCCGGCGCGAGGGCTGGCGGCTGGGCGATGTGTCGTTCGGGCCGGGCTACCGGCCCATTCATGACGACGATGGGGCCCAGCCCCACCCTGCGGCCGGGGCGGCTGCGGTGACTGGGGCGGCCGGGGCTGCGCCTACGGCTCCAGGTTCGGCCGCATCAGCGCCTCGAACCACTCGATAA
- a CDS encoding type IV toxin-antitoxin system AbiEi family antitoxin — MPKVSDARVQLFLNALDEVAGLSVVDCKEEEPFEAEGQRLRLDFLVHAHLGSEKKATALGIEALDSAYPRDAQVLTQRFAARAKYLAGTDEVPIVVANHLSSATQKLLREGHVNFYEVSSGTLYYRHGQRHIDIQRESREPAEQRKIRSVFSGAREQVVHALLEHWRREGDEAWVSGAELADMAATSPFTVSTTLQELERQAWVDATGAGPNLRRRLSRPELLLDAWAQVWKQRLPKETSTRWYAYVRTPEGIVDDMLERLGGLDGWLMTGAGAANAVVPHLTAVDRVTLIVPPGGVSKQWAADLKLEPAEKGSNVTFIERTGASLMFGDTHPERPGSRFASPFVVYLDLLNGVGRNKELAAEFRRRALKLGEMASG; from the coding sequence ATGCCAAAGGTATCCGATGCCCGCGTTCAACTGTTTCTCAACGCCCTTGACGAAGTTGCGGGGCTGAGCGTTGTCGACTGCAAGGAGGAAGAACCGTTTGAAGCGGAGGGGCAACGGCTAAGACTCGATTTCCTGGTGCATGCGCACCTTGGCAGTGAAAAGAAGGCCACGGCACTGGGCATAGAAGCCCTGGACAGCGCTTACCCGCGCGATGCCCAAGTGCTGACGCAGAGGTTTGCTGCGCGTGCCAAGTACCTGGCGGGAACCGACGAAGTGCCCATTGTGGTCGCCAACCACTTGAGCAGTGCCACCCAAAAGCTGCTGCGCGAGGGGCACGTCAACTTCTACGAGGTGTCCTCGGGGACGCTTTACTACCGGCATGGTCAGAGGCACATCGACATCCAGCGCGAAAGCCGGGAGCCTGCCGAGCAGCGGAAAATCCGAAGCGTGTTCAGTGGTGCGCGGGAGCAGGTGGTGCATGCGCTGCTTGAGCACTGGCGACGCGAGGGAGACGAGGCGTGGGTGTCTGGCGCTGAACTCGCGGACATGGCGGCTACCTCACCATTTACGGTTTCGACAACCCTGCAGGAGCTCGAACGGCAAGCCTGGGTCGATGCCACGGGTGCCGGGCCGAATCTGAGGCGCAGACTCAGCCGCCCGGAGTTGCTGCTCGATGCCTGGGCCCAGGTCTGGAAACAAAGGTTGCCCAAGGAAACGAGCACGCGTTGGTACGCCTATGTTCGAACTCCGGAAGGAATCGTGGACGACATGCTGGAGCGGCTGGGTGGGCTGGACGGTTGGCTGATGACGGGCGCCGGTGCGGCCAATGCAGTCGTTCCACATCTGACCGCCGTGGATCGCGTGACCCTCATCGTGCCACCGGGCGGCGTCAGCAAGCAGTGGGCTGCCGACTTGAAGCTGGAGCCCGCAGAGAAGGGCTCGAACGTAACCTTCATCGAAAGGACTGGCGCATCGCTGATGTTCGGCGACACGCATCCGGAACGACCGGGCTCTCGCTTTGCAAGCCCGTTCGTGGTCTATCTGGACCTGTTGAACGGCGTCGGCAGGAACAAGGAACTCGCGGCAGAGTTTCGGCGCCGGGCGCTGAAATTGGGGGAGATGGCCAGTGGCTGA
- a CDS encoding SAM-dependent methyltransferase: protein MFWDRKLRRWAEAVRARADLPARLVLWNGEQFDFGRFEQPRVTLTVRSAAALPLLLDPSLDHLGQAYVKGQIDIDGPLPDIIEFCYALVRGMSRTQGAGRAPGRLALAARAARRFRHSRATDRESVQYHYDVSDDFYRLWLDADMVYSCAYFEQGDEDLATAQRKKLDHILTKIRLQPGQRLLDIGCGWGALVLRAAERFGAQCVGVTLSRNQFEWATERVRAAGLADRIEIRLQDYRDVQGRFDRITSVGMFEHVGRRNLPMYFAHMRELLADDGLALNHGITSTDADVGATALGGGAFIDRYVFPDGELPHLSLALECMQRGGLEVLDVEGLRRHYVRTLQLWLERFEANAVQIRGLVEEEKFRIWRVYLAGCAYAFEHDDVSIFQVVCRRAGQGAASLPWSRRYMYERELS, encoded by the coding sequence ATGTTCTGGGACAGAAAGCTGCGGCGCTGGGCCGAGGCCGTGCGCGCACGCGCCGACCTGCCCGCGCGCCTGGTGCTGTGGAATGGCGAGCAGTTCGACTTCGGCCGCTTCGAGCAGCCGCGCGTCACGTTGACCGTGCGCAGCGCGGCGGCCCTGCCGCTGCTGCTGGACCCCAGCCTGGACCACCTGGGCCAGGCCTATGTGAAGGGTCAGATCGACATCGACGGGCCGCTACCCGACATCATCGAGTTCTGCTACGCGCTGGTGCGCGGCATGTCCAGGACCCAGGGTGCGGGCCGGGCGCCCGGGCGGCTGGCACTTGCGGCACGTGCTGCGCGGCGCTTTCGCCACAGCCGCGCCACGGACCGCGAGTCCGTCCAGTACCACTACGACGTCTCCGACGACTTCTATCGGCTGTGGCTGGACGCGGACATGGTCTATTCCTGCGCCTACTTCGAGCAGGGCGACGAGGACCTGGCCACCGCCCAGCGCAAGAAGCTGGACCACATCCTCACCAAGATCCGCCTGCAGCCCGGCCAGCGCCTGCTGGACATAGGCTGCGGCTGGGGCGCGCTGGTGCTGCGTGCGGCCGAGCGCTTCGGCGCGCAGTGCGTGGGTGTGACGCTGTCGCGCAACCAGTTCGAATGGGCCACCGAGCGCGTGCGTGCAGCAGGCCTGGCCGACCGCATCGAGATCCGCCTGCAGGACTACCGCGACGTGCAGGGGCGCTTTGACCGCATCACCAGCGTCGGCATGTTCGAGCATGTGGGCCGCCGCAACCTGCCCATGTACTTTGCGCACATGCGCGAGCTGCTGGCCGATGACGGGCTGGCGCTGAACCACGGCATCACCTCCACCGATGCGGACGTGGGCGCCACGGCCCTGGGCGGCGGTGCGTTCATTGACCGCTATGTGTTTCCTGATGGCGAACTGCCGCACCTGAGCCTGGCGCTGGAGTGCATGCAGCGTGGGGGGCTGGAGGTGCTGGATGTTGAGGGGTTGCGGCGGCATTACGTGCGCACGTTGCAGTTGTGGCTGGAGCGGTTTGAGGCAAATGCGGTGCAGATACGGGGGCTGGTGGAGGAGGAGAAGTTTCGGATTTGGAGGGTGTATTTGGCGGGGTGTGCTTATGCGTTTGAGCATGATGATGTGTCTATCTTTCAGGTTGTTTGTCGGAGGGCGGGGCAGGGGGCTGCTTCGTTGCCGTGGTCGCGGAGGTATATGTACGAGCGGGAGCTGTCCTGA